A stretch of the Nitratireductor thuwali genome encodes the following:
- a CDS encoding MDR/zinc-dependent alcohol dehydrogenase-like family protein — MELTLSEKQTGVRAETMKAAVLTGPRRVALVDAPIPVPGSGQVRVRMEGCGVCASNVVPWQGPEWMEYPTAPGALGHEGWGVVDSVSPDVEGLEVGDRVVALFQNSYAEYDVGDAEAVIRLPESLAARPFPGEPIGCAMNIFRRSDIRAGQRVAIIGIGFLGAVLARLATLSGAEVIAITRRRWALDIARSHGAWETIPMEDHAEIVQRVAELTGGAFCERVIEATGKQWPLDLASEIAGERAKLIVAGYHQDGPRTVNMQQWNWKGIDVVNAHERQLAQYRQGVVDGIRMIEDGAVSIDDLLTHRLPLARLGEALELTQDRPEGFMKAMVTFP, encoded by the coding sequence ATGGAACTGACGCTGAGCGAAAAACAGACCGGCGTCCGCGCGGAAACGATGAAAGCCGCGGTCCTGACAGGGCCGCGCCGGGTGGCGCTGGTGGACGCGCCGATCCCCGTCCCGGGCAGCGGCCAGGTCAGGGTGCGCATGGAAGGATGCGGCGTCTGCGCCTCCAACGTCGTTCCCTGGCAGGGGCCCGAATGGATGGAATATCCGACGGCGCCGGGCGCCCTCGGCCACGAAGGCTGGGGCGTCGTCGACAGCGTCTCGCCGGATGTGGAAGGCCTCGAGGTCGGCGACCGCGTCGTCGCCCTCTTCCAGAACAGCTATGCCGAATATGACGTCGGGGACGCGGAAGCCGTGATCCGGCTGCCCGAATCCCTTGCCGCCCGCCCTTTCCCGGGCGAGCCGATCGGCTGCGCCATGAACATCTTTCGCCGCAGCGACATCCGTGCCGGCCAGCGCGTGGCGATCATAGGCATCGGCTTTCTGGGCGCCGTCCTTGCCCGGCTCGCAACGCTCAGCGGTGCCGAGGTCATTGCGATCACCCGGCGCCGGTGGGCGCTAGACATCGCCAGGAGCCACGGCGCCTGGGAAACGATCCCGATGGAGGATCACGCCGAAATCGTGCAGCGCGTCGCCGAACTCACCGGGGGCGCCTTCTGCGAGCGGGTGATCGAGGCGACTGGCAAGCAATGGCCCCTCGACCTTGCATCGGAGATCGCCGGCGAGCGGGCGAAGCTGATCGTGGCCGGCTACCACCAGGACGGGCCGCGCACGGTCAACATGCAGCAATGGAACTGGAAAGGCATCGACGTGGTGAACGCCCATGAGCGCCAGCTGGCCCAATACAGGCAGGGCGTGGTCGACGGCATACGCATGATCGAGGACGGCGCCGTGTCCATCGACGATCTTCTGACCCACCGCCTGCCGCTGGCCCGCCTGGGAGAGGCGCTGGAGCTCACCCAGGACCGCCCTGAAGGTTTCATGAAAGCCATGGTGACATTTCCATAA
- a CDS encoding DUF3182 family protein: protein MQERAGDAVRKARPLLTWGCRGEAGHEEAAHIVLAKRAALLLGFDYRGRLEDFPGDGRPYCVPRDTLCGDEGSPCLAGLTETDLLGGWVPRRLFATKAIIHPLAPGEAAPPGWPHAFTADARGLTLCGFTALTRAGAMHCGTTLLRSGDIRVKAVSASGGKQQYVARTAGELSDIIDGFDGDCALQDSLVLEENLSDVRTYSVGQTRLGGMVAAYVGQQDLTADNRGETVYGGSRLSVVRGGYRELLSMLSDEDEAICRMAVQFDRLAARRLGLVASRRNYDIVTGIDGAGRRKAAVLEQSWRVGGATGAEIAALEAFEHRPDLNHVQAATVERYGQGTVPPGHATIYFRGNDPSVGPFLKYAVLQDEH from the coding sequence ATGCAGGAACGTGCCGGCGATGCCGTTCGTAAGGCCAGGCCGCTGCTCACGTGGGGCTGCCGAGGAGAGGCTGGCCACGAGGAGGCGGCTCATATCGTGCTGGCGAAACGCGCGGCGCTTCTTCTCGGTTTCGACTACAGGGGCCGGCTGGAGGATTTTCCGGGCGACGGCCGTCCGTACTGCGTTCCGCGCGATACGCTTTGCGGCGACGAGGGCTCGCCATGTCTTGCCGGCCTGACGGAAACGGACCTGCTCGGAGGATGGGTGCCGCGTCGGCTGTTCGCCACCAAGGCGATCATCCATCCGCTCGCTCCGGGCGAGGCCGCGCCTCCCGGCTGGCCGCACGCCTTCACGGCGGATGCGAGGGGACTGACCCTTTGCGGTTTCACCGCCCTCACGCGCGCCGGCGCCATGCATTGCGGAACCACGCTTCTGCGAAGCGGGGATATCCGCGTCAAGGCTGTGAGCGCCAGCGGCGGCAAGCAGCAATATGTCGCGCGCACGGCCGGCGAACTCTCCGACATCATCGACGGGTTCGACGGCGACTGCGCGCTCCAGGACAGTCTCGTCCTGGAGGAAAACCTGTCGGACGTGCGCACCTACAGCGTCGGGCAGACGAGGCTGGGCGGCATGGTCGCGGCCTATGTCGGCCAGCAGGACCTGACGGCCGACAACCGCGGCGAAACGGTCTATGGCGGGTCGCGGCTTTCCGTCGTCCGCGGCGGATACCGCGAGCTCCTGTCCATGCTGTCGGACGAGGACGAGGCCATCTGCCGCATGGCGGTGCAGTTCGATCGGCTGGCGGCCCGGCGGCTGGGACTTGTCGCATCGCGACGCAACTACGACATCGTCACCGGCATCGACGGCGCGGGGCGTCGCAAGGCCGCGGTCCTGGAGCAGTCCTGGCGCGTCGGCGGCGCAACGGGCGCGGAAATCGCCGCGCTGGAAGCCTTCGAGCATCGGCCCGACCTCAATCATGTCCAAGCAGCAACTGTGGAACGATATGGGCAGGGGACGGTTCCTCCTGGACACGCCACCATCTATTTCCGGGGGAACGACCCGTCGGTCGGGCCGTTCCTGAAATACGCTGTATTGCAGGATGAGCATTGA
- a CDS encoding cytochrome c oxidase assembly protein — translation MCSAAMVDLSGHLAKHMAAHILAMNLFAPVLAYLWHRTRREAPPLPFGVAAATGLQLAVLWAWHVPAAFASASTQPLIGAAMHLSLFLTALLFWRAVLHAASVSPWRSIAALLVTGKLFCLLGVLLVFSPRPLYEPMGHPSSTSVGSLLADQQAAGLLMLIFCPLTYVLGGILIVRRWIIVDEQNASRLFERLRP, via the coding sequence TTGTGTTCAGCAGCTATGGTGGATCTGTCCGGGCACCTCGCAAAACACATGGCTGCGCATATCCTGGCGATGAACCTCTTTGCGCCGGTCCTGGCCTATCTCTGGCATCGGACGCGGCGGGAGGCTCCGCCTCTGCCGTTCGGCGTCGCGGCGGCGACGGGCCTCCAGCTGGCGGTCCTGTGGGCGTGGCATGTTCCAGCCGCTTTCGCCTCCGCTTCCACGCAGCCGCTGATAGGCGCGGCGATGCACCTTTCTCTGTTCCTGACGGCGCTCCTGTTCTGGCGCGCGGTATTGCACGCCGCCAGCGTCTCGCCATGGCGTTCGATAGCCGCGCTTCTGGTCACCGGAAAGCTGTTTTGCCTGCTTGGCGTGCTTCTCGTCTTTTCGCCGCGGCCGCTTTATGAGCCGATGGGTCATCCGTCCTCAACATCCGTGGGCAGCCTCCTCGCCGACCAGCAGGCGGCCGGTCTCCTCATGCTCATTTTCTGCCCCCTTACCTACGTGCTTGGCGGCATTCTGATCGTGCGGCGATGGATC
- a CDS encoding UDP-glucose dehydrogenase family protein: protein MDVAIIGTGYVGLTTGVCLALLGHEVRCHDVDPGRMDKLARGRPPIYEPGMEQAMRAAARKRSLHFVSELADAVRGAKAVFLSVGTPSLPDGDIDLSYLEAAARQIAPLLAPFTTVVVKSTVTVGSCRRLEQIIRDVRGAGDFAVAANPEFLREGSAIDDFMHPDRIIIGSDDERATTTLKELYGPLVARTDAPVLVTSAENAEMVKHAANAFLAMKIGFINEVADLCERAGADVTTVAKGIGLDQRIGPAFLQAGPGFGGSCFPKDARAFAATGRRNGVPQSLVETLIEGNDRRKTALARRIAFKANLRKGAVVAVLGVAFKAATDDVRESPALAFIPALQDQGFVVRAFDPQAMPTAAKELPDVNWCSDAYEAATGADAVVILTDWKNFTELDLGRLSERMKGSTLFDFRNILQPEAVAACGMTYFGVGRAGLPGDKRQYVEKRAVAAAN from the coding sequence ATGGACGTCGCCATAATCGGTACAGGATATGTAGGATTGACCACCGGTGTCTGCCTCGCGCTTCTCGGGCACGAGGTCCGGTGTCACGACGTCGATCCGGGCCGGATGGACAAGCTGGCGCGAGGCCGGCCGCCAATCTACGAACCGGGCATGGAGCAGGCGATGCGGGCTGCCGCGCGCAAGCGCTCGCTGCACTTCGTTTCCGAGCTCGCCGATGCGGTGCGCGGTGCAAAGGCGGTTTTTCTATCGGTCGGGACACCGTCGCTACCCGATGGCGACATAGACCTTTCCTATCTGGAGGCGGCGGCCCGGCAGATCGCGCCGCTTCTGGCGCCTTTCACGACCGTGGTCGTCAAATCCACGGTGACGGTGGGCTCGTGCCGCCGTCTGGAGCAGATCATCAGGGATGTCCGCGGCGCAGGGGATTTTGCCGTCGCGGCCAATCCGGAGTTCCTGCGGGAAGGCTCGGCCATCGACGATTTCATGCATCCCGACCGGATCATCATCGGCTCGGACGACGAACGGGCGACCACCACGCTGAAGGAACTCTACGGGCCCCTCGTGGCGCGGACGGACGCTCCGGTGCTCGTCACCAGCGCCGAGAATGCGGAAATGGTCAAGCATGCCGCGAACGCCTTCCTGGCCATGAAGATCGGTTTCATCAACGAGGTGGCGGATCTGTGCGAGCGGGCCGGCGCCGACGTGACCACCGTCGCCAAGGGCATCGGGCTCGACCAGCGCATCGGCCCTGCCTTCCTGCAGGCCGGGCCCGGCTTCGGCGGATCGTGCTTTCCCAAGGACGCCCGGGCCTTCGCGGCGACCGGGCGCCGCAATGGCGTGCCGCAAAGCCTCGTGGAAACGCTCATAGAAGGCAACGACCGGAGGAAGACGGCGCTGGCGCGCCGCATCGCGTTCAAGGCCAACCTTCGCAAGGGAGCGGTGGTGGCGGTCCTCGGCGTCGCGTTCAAGGCGGCGACCGACGACGTGCGCGAATCGCCCGCCCTGGCGTTCATCCCCGCGCTGCAGGATCAGGGATTCGTGGTCCGTGCGTTTGATCCGCAGGCGATGCCGACAGCCGCCAAGGAACTGCCGGACGTGAACTGGTGCAGCGATGCCTATGAAGCGGCCACCGGCGCCGATGCCGTCGTCATACTGACGGACTGGAAGAACTTTACCGAACTCGATCTGGGGCGGCTGTCGGAGCGCATGAAGGGCTCGACCTTGTTCGACTTCCGCAACATCCTGCAGCCGGAGGCCGTGGCCGCCTGCGGGATGACCTATTTCGGCGTCGGACGAGCCGGCCTTCCCGGCGATAAAAGGCAATATGTGGAAAAGCGGGCCGTCGCCGCGGCAAACTAA
- a CDS encoding alpha/beta hydrolase family protein: MKKTEAHIKVDGRQLAGHFFEPSTGWPGILFIHGWAGSQKRDEKRSRAISRLGCICLTFDMRGHGLTQEEQQTVTRDDNLADIRAAYDVLASHPAVDASSIAVIASSYGAYLSTFLAAERPVRWLALRVPALYRDDDWDIPKYALDRKELQLFRSKQVPLHSNRALRQCREFGGDVLVVESENDHLVPHPTIASYLASFSNAHSITHRIISGADHALSEPESRRSYDELLLRWVREMVLDAR, translated from the coding sequence TTGAAGAAGACAGAGGCGCATATAAAGGTGGATGGCCGGCAACTGGCCGGACATTTCTTTGAGCCCAGCACGGGCTGGCCGGGAATACTGTTCATCCATGGCTGGGCCGGCAGCCAGAAGCGCGACGAAAAGCGCTCGCGCGCCATTTCCCGGCTGGGATGCATCTGCCTGACATTCGACATGCGCGGCCATGGGCTGACCCAGGAGGAGCAGCAAACGGTCACGCGGGACGACAATCTCGCCGACATTCGTGCCGCCTACGACGTGCTTGCCTCGCATCCGGCCGTCGACGCCTCGTCGATCGCCGTCATCGCCAGCAGCTATGGCGCCTATCTGTCGACGTTCCTCGCGGCGGAACGGCCGGTGCGCTGGCTGGCGCTGCGCGTTCCGGCGCTTTACCGGGACGACGACTGGGACATTCCGAAATACGCGTTGGACAGGAAGGAGCTGCAGCTTTTCAGAAGCAAGCAGGTTCCCCTGCACAGCAACCGCGCCCTGCGCCAATGCCGGGAATTCGGCGGCGACGTTCTCGTCGTCGAGTCGGAGAACGACCATCTCGTTCCGCACCCGACGATAGCCAGCTATCTGGCGTCCTTCAGCAACGCGCACTCCATAACCCACCGGATCATCTCGGGAGCCGACCATGCATTGTCGGAGCCTGAAAGCCGCCGTTCCTATGACGAACTCCTGCTGCGCTGGGTGAGGGAGATGGTGCTCGACGCCCGCTGA
- a CDS encoding aldo/keto reductase: MTPQTTIELRSGNAMPVLGLGTWQLTDHTAETIAKALELGYPMIDTSGDYGTQPGIGEGIERSGMARDAFFLVTKVEETDDAYQAVKDNLDQLKLDYADLMLIHRPPPQGPGTELWEGLMRARDEGLTRDIGVSNYSAGQIDALIEATQETPAVNQIEWSPFGHSDAMLRHAKAHRMVIQAYSPLTREKRLDDAVLKRVADSHGKTPAQVLIRWNLQLGTVPLPKANQEKHLHEDLDVFDFSLSDDEMNTLSQLNEHYSSLGRLPYI; encoded by the coding sequence ATGACCCCTCAAACCACCATTGAGTTGCGCAGCGGAAATGCCATGCCGGTGCTGGGGCTCGGGACGTGGCAGCTTACCGACCACACCGCAGAAACCATCGCCAAGGCGCTTGAACTCGGCTATCCGATGATCGACACGTCCGGCGACTACGGCACGCAGCCGGGCATCGGCGAGGGCATCGAGCGCAGCGGCATGGCGCGGGACGCCTTCTTCCTCGTCACCAAGGTCGAGGAAACCGACGACGCGTATCAGGCGGTCAAGGACAATCTCGACCAGTTGAAACTCGACTACGCCGACCTCATGCTGATCCACCGGCCGCCACCGCAGGGCCCGGGAACGGAGCTGTGGGAGGGGCTGATGCGGGCGCGCGACGAGGGGCTGACCCGCGACATCGGCGTCAGCAACTATTCGGCCGGGCAGATCGACGCGCTGATCGAAGCGACCCAGGAGACGCCGGCCGTCAACCAGATCGAATGGAGCCCGTTCGGGCACAGCGACGCGATGCTGCGCCATGCAAAGGCGCACCGGATGGTCATCCAGGCCTATAGTCCCCTGACGCGGGAAAAGCGCCTTGACGATGCGGTGCTGAAGCGCGTCGCCGACAGCCACGGCAAGACGCCGGCGCAGGTTCTCATCCGATGGAACCTTCAGCTGGGAACGGTTCCCCTGCCGAAGGCAAATCAGGAAAAGCACCTGCACGAGGATCTGGACGTTTTCGACTTCTCGCTTTCGGATGACGAGATGAACACGCTGAGCCAGCTCAACGAGCATTATTCCTCATTGGGGCGGCTGCCTTACATCTAG
- a CDS encoding Gfo/Idh/MocA family protein, with protein sequence MNDTIRFPNDHGARPRLGFLGLGWIGRHRMEAVMASGLAEVKALCDPSPEMIDAAVAAAPDAVVAPTFEDLLGLDLDGVVIATPSALHAAQSIQALERGLAVFCQKPLGLNAEETAAVVRAARKADRLLGVDLSYRHTAAMRCIRDRLRQGAIGEVFAADLTFHNAYGPDKPWFYDARLSGGGCVTDLGVHLVDLFLWTLEFPRVSEAHARLFAGGKRLDPRSRIVEDYAAATLETDTGAIARIACSWRLNAGCDADISAIFYGDQGALALANVDGSFYDFTAQIRKGTGKEVLVTPPDDWGGRAAVAWAQQLSQGEGFDASAETYVHTARALDLIYGRNVGDTAFGEGPTPASRTEAVTQFKKAARRG encoded by the coding sequence ATGAACGACACGATACGTTTTCCCAACGATCATGGCGCTCGGCCCCGGCTCGGTTTTCTGGGGCTCGGCTGGATCGGCCGTCACAGGATGGAGGCTGTCATGGCCTCGGGACTCGCCGAGGTGAAGGCGCTGTGTGATCCTTCCCCGGAGATGATCGACGCCGCCGTCGCTGCGGCGCCGGACGCGGTCGTCGCGCCCACCTTCGAGGATCTCCTCGGGCTGGATCTGGACGGCGTGGTGATCGCCACCCCGAGCGCTCTGCACGCCGCACAGTCGATCCAGGCGCTGGAGCGCGGACTGGCCGTATTCTGCCAGAAGCCGCTTGGGCTGAACGCGGAGGAAACGGCCGCGGTCGTCCGTGCGGCGCGGAAGGCCGACCGTCTTCTCGGCGTCGACCTGTCCTATCGCCATACCGCCGCCATGAGATGCATCCGCGATCGTCTGCGGCAAGGAGCCATAGGCGAGGTCTTTGCTGCCGACCTGACCTTCCACAACGCCTACGGGCCGGACAAGCCATGGTTCTACGACGCCAGGCTGTCCGGGGGCGGCTGCGTTACCGATCTCGGCGTTCATCTCGTCGACCTGTTCCTGTGGACGCTCGAATTCCCGCGCGTGAGCGAAGCGCATGCCAGGCTCTTTGCCGGTGGCAAGCGGCTCGACCCGCGCAGCCGCATTGTCGAGGACTATGCCGCGGCCACCCTCGAAACCGACACAGGCGCCATCGCCCGCATCGCTTGCTCGTGGCGGCTGAATGCGGGCTGCGACGCCGACATCTCCGCAATCTTCTATGGCGACCAGGGCGCCCTCGCCCTGGCAAATGTCGACGGCTCTTTCTACGACTTCACCGCACAGATCAGGAAGGGCACCGGCAAGGAGGTTCTCGTTACGCCGCCGGACGACTGGGGCGGACGCGCCGCCGTCGCCTGGGCGCAGCAGCTTTCGCAAGGAGAGGGTTTCGACGCCTCGGCCGAGACCTATGTGCACACGGCACGCGCGCTGGACCTCATCTACGGGCGCAACGTAGGGGATACAGCCTTTGGCGAAGGACCGACTCCGGCCTCCCGCACCGAAGCGGTCACACAGTTCAAGAAGGCCGCCCGGCGCGGATAG
- a CDS encoding DNA topoisomerase IB — MRLVHMNDSTEGIRRRRAGRGFSYIAPGGGRVEDEETLARIRSLAIPPAWTDVWISPVAEGHIQAVGRDQRGRKQYRYHPDWIAIRNDVKFASIVRFAEALPTIRARIDADLRRHGMPREKVLASIVSLLDKTLIRIGNDIYERDNGSFGLTTLRSQHVGVNGSTVRFAFRGKSGREWKLKLVDRRIARIIATIEELPGQRLFQYIGDSGRRVPIHSHDVNDYIRDAIGDDFTSKHFRTWAATTFAAIQLSEREIPSSKRGRTRCANEVIDAVARKLRNTRAVCRKGYIHPAVLDAWSAGTLGEEMASLRRRFRKPLTGLGADETLVLRWLKSHET; from the coding sequence ATGCGGCTCGTGCATATGAACGACAGCACGGAAGGCATCCGCCGGCGCAGGGCCGGCCGGGGCTTCTCCTATATCGCGCCGGGCGGCGGCAGGGTGGAGGACGAGGAGACGCTTGCCCGCATCCGCTCCCTCGCCATCCCGCCGGCCTGGACCGACGTCTGGATCTCGCCGGTCGCGGAGGGCCATATCCAGGCCGTGGGGCGGGACCAGCGCGGGCGCAAGCAGTACCGCTACCATCCGGACTGGATCGCCATCCGCAACGACGTGAAGTTCGCCAGCATCGTCCGGTTCGCCGAAGCGCTGCCCACGATCCGCGCGCGTATCGACGCCGATCTCCGGCGGCACGGCATGCCGCGGGAAAAGGTGCTGGCATCGATCGTGAGCCTGCTCGACAAGACGCTGATCCGCATCGGGAACGACATCTATGAGCGGGACAATGGAAGCTTCGGGCTGACCACGCTCCGGTCGCAGCATGTGGGCGTCAACGGATCCACCGTGCGCTTTGCGTTTCGGGGCAAGTCGGGCCGCGAGTGGAAGCTGAAGCTCGTCGACCGCCGCATCGCGCGGATCATCGCCACGATCGAGGAACTGCCGGGCCAGCGCCTGTTTCAATATATCGGCGACAGCGGCAGACGGGTCCCGATCCACTCCCATGACGTCAACGACTATATCCGCGACGCGATCGGCGACGACTTCACGTCGAAGCACTTCCGCACATGGGCGGCCACCACCTTTGCCGCCATCCAGTTGTCGGAGCGCGAAATCCCGTCGAGCAAGCGCGGAAGGACGCGCTGCGCCAACGAAGTCATCGATGCGGTGGCCCGCAAGCTGCGGAACACGCGCGCGGTATGCCGCAAGGGCTACATCCACCCGGCCGTGCTCGATGCATGGTCGGCCGGAACACTGGGCGAGGAGATGGCGAGCCTCCGGCGACGCTTCCGCAAGCCGCTCACAGGGCTCGGTGCCGACGAAACGCTCGTCCTTCGATGGCTGAAATCGCACGAGACGTGA